Proteins from a genomic interval of Lelliottia amnigena:
- the aaeB_3 gene encoding p-hydroxybenzoic acid efflux subunit AaeB codes for MRSNLNMESSRWSRANRRLKAINTVSLTLITQACETFLIQNTRPEVVTDTFRELFEEPVETVQDVHRQLKRMRRVMAWTGEHDTPVTIYTWVGAATRFLLLKRGVVSNTKISAIEEDVLQSEVVIKPESAERHHAMVNFWRTTLACMLGALFWLWTGWTSGTGAMVMIAVVTSLAMRLPNPRMVAIDFLYGAIAALPIGAFYFLVVLPSTQQSMLLLCISLAVLAFFIGIEVQKRRLGSLRCAGQHHQHPGVR; via the coding sequence ATGCGCAGCAACCTGAATATGGAATCTTCACGCTGGTCGCGTGCTAATCGACGCCTGAAAGCCATTAATACGGTGTCATTAACGCTAATCACCCAAGCGTGCGAAACCTTTCTTATCCAGAACACCCGCCCTGAAGTGGTCACGGATACTTTTCGCGAACTGTTCGAGGAGCCGGTCGAAACGGTGCAGGATGTGCATCGACAGCTCAAACGCATGCGTCGGGTGATGGCGTGGACCGGTGAGCACGATACGCCGGTGACGATCTATACCTGGGTCGGCGCGGCGACGCGTTTTCTGCTGCTCAAGCGCGGCGTGGTGAGTAACACCAAAATCAGCGCTATCGAAGAAGACGTTTTGCAGAGTGAAGTGGTGATCAAACCCGAATCGGCCGAACGCCACCATGCTATGGTCAACTTCTGGCGAACTACGCTGGCCTGCATGCTCGGCGCGTTATTTTGGCTCTGGACCGGCTGGACATCCGGGACAGGGGCGATGGTGATGATTGCCGTCGTCACATCGCTGGCGATGCGGCTGCCGAATCCACGCATGGTGGCGATTGACTTCCTTTACGGCGCTATCGCTGCACTGCCCATCGGTGCGTTCTACTTCCTGGTGGTCCTCCCGTCGACCCAGCAAAGCATGTTACTGCTGTGTATCAGCCTGGCGGTGCTGGCGTTCTTTATTGGGATTGAAGTGCAGAAACGTCGGCTGGGCTCGCTCCGGTGCGCTGGCCAGCACCATCAACATCCTGGTGTTAGATAA
- the aaeB_4 gene encoding p-hydroxybenzoic acid efflux subunit AaeB — MGIFTIASQHLRFAVKLASAIVLALFVGFHFQLETPRWAVLTAAIVAAGPAFAAGGEPYSGAIRYRGMLRIVGTFIGSVAALVIIITMIRSPLLMLMVCCVWAGFCTWASSLVKVENSYAWGLSGYTALIIVITIQAEPLLAPQFAVERCSEIVIGIVCAIVADLLFSPRSIKQEVDRELDAIIVAQYQLMQLCIKHGDSEEMDNAWGGACPPYRCAGRNAQQPEYGIFTLVAC, encoded by the coding sequence ATGGGCATTTTTACCATTGCCAGCCAGCATCTGCGCTTCGCCGTTAAGCTGGCGTCTGCCATCGTTCTGGCACTGTTTGTAGGCTTCCACTTTCAGCTGGAGACACCGCGCTGGGCAGTGCTGACAGCGGCGATTGTTGCAGCCGGTCCCGCTTTTGCCGCCGGGGGCGAACCCTATTCCGGCGCTATCCGCTATCGCGGTATGCTGCGTATCGTCGGGACTTTTATCGGCAGTGTGGCCGCGCTGGTTATCATTATTACGATGATTCGCTCGCCGCTGCTGATGCTAATGGTGTGCTGCGTCTGGGCCGGTTTTTGCACATGGGCTTCTTCGCTGGTGAAAGTGGAAAACTCGTATGCCTGGGGGCTGTCCGGTTACACCGCGCTGATTATTGTGATTACGATTCAGGCTGAGCCTTTACTTGCACCGCAGTTTGCCGTTGAGCGTTGCAGCGAAATCGTGATTGGTATTGTCTGCGCGATCGTTGCCGATCTGCTGTTCTCGCCGCGATCCATTAAACAAGAAGTCGACCGTGAGCTGGATGCCATTATTGTCGCTCAGTACCAACTCATGCAGCTGTGCATTAAGCATGGCGACAGCGAAGAGATGGACAATGCCTGGGGGGGCGCTTGTCCGCCGTACCGCTGCGCTGGAAGGAATGCGCAGCAACCTGAATATGGAATCTTCACGCTGGTCGCGTGCTAA
- the aaeA gene encoding p-hydroxybenzoic acid efflux pump subunit AaeA, with translation MKTLTRNISRTAITVALVILAFIAISRAWVFYTESPWTRDARFSADIVAIAPDVAGLITAVNVRDNQLVKKDQVLFTIDQPRYQKALEESEADVAYYQALATEKRREAGRRNKLGIQAMSREEIDQSNNLLQTVLHQLAKAEATRDLAKLDLERTVIRAPSDGWVTNLNVYTGEFITRGSTAVALVKQHSFYVLAYMEETKLEGVRPGYRAEITPLGSNRVLKGTVDSIAAGVTNSSATRDSKGMATVDSNLEWVRLAQRVPVRIRLDDEQGNLWPAGTTATVVITGEKDRNANNDSLFRKIAHRLREFG, from the coding sequence GTGAAAACACTAACAAGAAATATCTCCCGTACTGCCATTACCGTGGCGCTGGTTATTCTGGCCTTTATCGCCATCTCACGCGCATGGGTATTTTATACCGAATCACCCTGGACGCGTGATGCGCGCTTTAGCGCGGATATCGTGGCGATTGCGCCTGATGTGGCGGGCCTTATTACAGCGGTCAATGTGCGTGATAATCAGCTGGTCAAAAAAGATCAGGTTCTCTTCACGATTGACCAGCCGCGCTATCAGAAAGCATTAGAAGAGTCAGAAGCAGACGTGGCCTATTATCAGGCGCTCGCCACGGAAAAACGCCGTGAGGCGGGGCGTCGCAATAAGTTAGGCATTCAGGCCATGTCTCGCGAAGAAATTGATCAGTCGAACAACCTGCTGCAAACCGTTCTTCATCAGTTGGCAAAAGCAGAAGCTACCCGCGATCTGGCGAAACTGGATCTGGAGCGTACGGTCATCCGCGCGCCCTCAGATGGCTGGGTCACAAACCTCAACGTCTACACTGGTGAGTTTATTACGCGCGGCTCAACGGCAGTGGCGCTCGTCAAACAGCACTCCTTCTACGTTCTGGCTTATATGGAAGAGACCAAGCTTGAGGGCGTTCGTCCAGGGTATCGCGCCGAAATCACCCCGCTTGGCAGCAACCGTGTGCTGAAAGGCACGGTGGACAGCATTGCCGCAGGCGTCACCAACTCAAGTGCCACTCGCGACAGTAAAGGAATGGCCACCGTAGATTCCAATTTAGAGTGGGTACGCCTGGCGCAGCGTGTGCCGGTGCGTATTCGCCTGGATGACGAGCAGGGGAACCTGTGGCCCGCCGGCACCACGGCGACGGTTGTCATTACTGGCGAGAAAGATCGCAACGCCAACAACGACTCACTGTTCCGTAAAATCGCGCACCGCCTGCGTGAGTTTGGTTAA
- a CDS encoding probable membrane protein YPO3684, which translates to MSLFPVFVVFGLSFPPIFFELILSLAIFWLVRKVLVPTGIYDFVWHPALFNTALYCCLFYLISRMFV; encoded by the coding sequence ATGAGTCTGTTTCCCGTTTTCGTGGTGTTTGGTCTCTCCTTCCCACCGATTTTTTTCGAACTGATTTTATCACTGGCGATTTTCTGGCTGGTGCGTAAGGTGCTGGTCCCGACCGGTATCTACGATTTTGTCTGGCATCCTGCATTGTTTAATACCGCGCTGTATTGCTGCCTTTTCTACTTAATATCGCGCATGTTTGTCTGA
- the dmlR_14 gene encoding DNA-binding transcriptional regulator, with translation MERLKRMSVFAKVVEFGSFTAAARQLHMSVSSISQTVSKLEDELQVKLLNRSTRSIGLTEAGKIYYQGCRRMLHEVQDVHEQLYAFNNTPIGTLRIGCSSTMAQNVLAGMTAEMLKEYPGLTVNLVTGIPAPDLIADGLDVVIRVGALQDSSLFSRRLGSMPMVVCASKNYLAQFGVPEKPADLSNHSWLEYSVRPDNEFELIAPEGISTKLLPQGRFVTNDPMTISRWLVAGAGIAYVPLMWVINEINSGELEILFPRYQSDPRPVYALYTEKDKLPLKVQVCINYLTDYFVEVAELYQGMRGRRKE, from the coding sequence ATGGAACGTTTAAAGCGCATGTCCGTCTTTGCCAAAGTCGTCGAATTTGGCTCTTTTACCGCCGCCGCAAGACAGCTGCACATGAGTGTGTCATCCATCAGCCAGACGGTGTCAAAACTGGAAGATGAACTCCAGGTCAAGCTGCTAAACCGCAGCACCCGTAGCATCGGGCTGACGGAGGCGGGTAAAATTTATTATCAGGGCTGTCGGCGCATGCTGCATGAAGTCCAGGATGTGCATGAACAACTTTATGCCTTTAATAACACGCCAATCGGCACACTTCGGATTGGCTGTTCTTCAACTATGGCACAAAATGTTCTTGCCGGTATGACCGCGGAAATGCTGAAAGAGTACCCAGGGCTAACGGTTAATTTAGTTACCGGGATCCCGGCACCGGACCTGATTGCTGACGGGCTGGACGTCGTGATCCGCGTCGGCGCGCTCCAGGACTCGAGCCTTTTCTCCCGTCGACTGGGCAGTATGCCCATGGTCGTCTGTGCCTCAAAAAACTATCTGGCGCAATTTGGCGTCCCGGAAAAACCTGCGGATCTAAGCAATCATTCATGGCTGGAATACAGCGTGCGGCCGGACAACGAGTTTGAGCTGATCGCACCTGAAGGCATTTCAACCAAATTGCTGCCGCAGGGGCGGTTTGTGACCAACGATCCGATGACCATTTCTCGCTGGCTGGTGGCCGGTGCGGGGATCGCATACGTACCGCTGATGTGGGTGATCAATGAGATCAACAGCGGTGAACTGGAGATCCTCTTCCCGCGCTATCAGTCCGATCCGCGCCCGGTCTACGCACTGTATACCGAGAAAGACAAGCTGCCGCTCAAGGTTCAGGTCTGTATTAACTATTTGACGGATTATTTTGTGGAAGTGGCAGAGTTGTATCAGGGGATGCGAGGAAGACGAAAAGAGTAA
- the tldD_1 gene encoding protease TldD, protein MSREEKLDILRRVDKVARAADKRVQEVSASLTGVYELILVAATDGTLAADVRPLVRLSVSVQVEDDGKRERGSSGGGGRFGYEWFLADEDGDVRADAWAKEAVRMAMVNLNAVAAPAGTLPVVLGAGWPGVLLHEAVGHGLEGDFNRRGTSVFSGQMGELVASELCTIIDDGTMADRRGSISIDDEGTPGQYNVLIENGVLKGYMQDKLNARLMGVAPTGNGRRESYAHLPMPRMTNTYMLAGKSTPQEIIESVDYGIFAPNFGGGQVDITSGKFVFSTSEAYLIEKGKVTKAVKGATLIGSGIEAMQQIQWSVTISNWIKVLASAVKKARACRLA, encoded by the coding sequence ATGAGTCGTGAAGAGAAGCTGGACATTCTGCGCCGCGTGGACAAAGTGGCGCGTGCGGCAGACAAACGCGTGCAGGAAGTGTCGGCCAGTTTAACGGGTGTATACGAACTGATTCTGGTTGCGGCAACGGACGGTACGCTGGCGGCAGATGTGCGCCCGCTGGTTCGTCTGTCGGTGAGCGTTCAAGTGGAAGATGACGGCAAACGTGAGCGTGGCTCCAGCGGCGGCGGTGGACGTTTTGGCTACGAGTGGTTCCTGGCTGACGAAGACGGCGACGTGCGTGCGGATGCATGGGCAAAAGAGGCTGTCCGTATGGCGATGGTTAATCTGAACGCGGTCGCAGCACCTGCGGGCACGCTGCCAGTGGTATTGGGCGCGGGCTGGCCAGGCGTTCTGCTCCATGAAGCGGTCGGTCACGGTCTTGAAGGCGACTTTAACCGTCGCGGCACGTCCGTCTTTAGCGGTCAAATGGGTGAGCTGGTGGCGTCTGAGCTGTGCACCATTATTGATGACGGCACCATGGCCGATCGTCGTGGCTCCATTTCCATCGATGATGAAGGGACGCCTGGGCAGTACAACGTGCTGATCGAAAATGGCGTGCTGAAAGGCTACATGCAGGACAAACTGAACGCACGTCTGATGGGCGTTGCGCCAACGGGCAACGGTCGTCGTGAATCCTACGCGCACTTACCGATGCCGCGCATGACCAACACCTATATGCTGGCGGGTAAATCAACGCCGCAGGAGATTATCGAATCCGTTGATTACGGTATCTTCGCGCCAAACTTTGGCGGCGGACAGGTAGATATCACCTCCGGTAAATTTGTCTTCTCAACCTCAGAGGCCTATCTGATCGAGAAAGGCAAAGTCACCAAAGCGGTGAAAGGTGCCACGCTGATTGGTTCTGGAATCGAAGCGATGCAGCAGATTCAATGGTCGGTAACGATCTCAAACTGGATAAAGGTGTTGGCGTCTGCGGTAAAGAAGGCCAGAGCCTGCCGGTTGGCGTAG
- the tldD_2 gene encoding protease TldD — translation MSLNLVSEHLLAANGLSHQDLFSILAQLTERRLDYGDLYFQSSYHESWVLEDSIIKDGSYNIDQGVGVRAVSGEKTGFAYADQISLSALQQSAQAARTIVRETGDGRVKTLGEVQHTALLYQHRSAAKHES, via the coding sequence ATGAGTCTGAACCTGGTAAGTGAACATTTGCTCGCAGCGAACGGCCTGAGTCATCAGGATCTGTTCTCCATTCTTGCCCAACTGACCGAGCGTCGTCTCGACTACGGCGATCTCTATTTTCAGTCGAGCTATCATGAGTCCTGGGTTTTAGAAGACAGCATCATTAAAGATGGCTCTTATAATATCGACCAGGGCGTTGGCGTTCGCGCCGTGAGCGGTGAAAAAACCGGTTTTGCCTATGCCGATCAGATTAGCCTGTCGGCACTGCAACAGAGCGCCCAGGCGGCACGTACGATTGTCCGTGAAACCGGTGATGGCCGCGTCAAAACGCTGGGTGAAGTACAACATACCGCGCTGTTATACCAGCATCGATCCGCTGCAAAGCATGAGTCGTGA
- a CDS encoding FIG005080: Possible exported protein, which produces MRRLPGILLLTGATLVVIVALLVSGLRLVLPHLDSWRPQVLAKIESATGVPVDVSQLSANWQNFGPTLDARDINAALPDGGYLKIKRVTLALDVWQSLLHMRWQFRDLTFYQLQFVTNTPLRSSDSKGIETNRISDLFLRQFDHFDLRDSEISFITLSGQRAELAIPQLTWLNGKDRHRAEGQVNLSSLTGQHGIMQVRMDLRDDNGLLNSGRVWLQADDVDVKPWLGKWMQDNVALQRARFSLEGWLTLTDGDIAAGDVWLKQGGAAWKGDNQSHDMSVDNLTAHVTRQGANWQFSIPDTRITMDGKAWPRGALTMAWIPEQEVGGADNKRSDELRIRASNLELADLEGLRPIANRISASLGDVWQATQPSGQIDKLALDIPLQATEKTRFQASWKNLSWKQWKLLPGAEHFSGTLEGGVENGRLTVQMNDAKMPYETVFRAPLEIEKGAATLNWLKNDKGFQLDGRDIDVKATGVRAAGNFRYLQPEGNEPWLGILAGISTDDGGQAWRYFPENLMGKALVDYLSGAIQGGQADNATLVYGGNPHLFPYKHNEGQFQILVPLRNATFAFQPDWPALKNLDIELNFLNDGLWMKTDSVALGGVTASNLTAVIPDYSKEKLLIDADINGPGKAVGPYFEDTPLDDSLAAALKELQIDGDVNARLHLDIPLDGEMTTAEGDVVLNNNSLFIKPLNSTLKNLSGKFSFVNGNLKSEPLKATWFNQPLNVDFSTTEGEKAYQVAVNMDANWQPSKMDVLPKPVAESIAGSVAWNGKVGIDLPYHSGARYKVDITGDLKNVSSHLPAPLDKRAGEALPMKINVDGDLNSFALNGNAGAKNHFNSRWLLSRKLKLDRAIWTTDSRTIPPLPEQSGVELNLPALDGAEWLAMFNRGVGQNVGDTAQFPQKVTVRTPALTLGGQQWNNLSIVSEPTANGSKVDAQGREINGTLTMRDNAPWQAAIRYLYYNPTTASPKGETSTPAPLAEVTKVDFSGWPDLQFRCAECWLMGQKYGRIDGDFAIAGNTLSLSGGLIDTGFGRLTADGQWVNAPGEQRTSLKGQIKGSKVDSAFDFFGVSTPVRGSSFDANYDLHWRAQPWKPDEASLNGILKVNLGKGEIADVSTGHAGQILRLLSFDALLRKLRFDFSDTFSEGFYYDSIRSTSWIKDGVLHTDDTLVDGLEADIAMKGSVDLVRRELNMEAVVAPEISATVGVAAAFVVNPIVGAAVFAASKVLGPLWSKVSILRYRITGPMDKPQINEVLRQPRKDAQQ; this is translated from the coding sequence GTGAGGCGATTGCCAGGAATTTTACTGCTTACAGGGGCAACGCTTGTCGTCATTGTGGCGTTGCTCGTGAGCGGGCTGCGCCTCGTTCTGCCGCATCTGGACAGCTGGCGCCCGCAGGTGCTGGCAAAAATAGAAAGTGCCACCGGCGTTCCGGTGGATGTCAGCCAGCTCAGCGCGAACTGGCAAAATTTTGGCCCGACGCTGGATGCGCGCGATATCAACGCCGCGCTGCCAGACGGCGGCTATCTTAAAATCAAACGTGTTACCCTGGCGCTGGATGTCTGGCAAAGTTTGCTGCATATGCGCTGGCAGTTTCGCGATCTCACCTTTTATCAACTCCAGTTTGTGACCAATACGCCTCTGCGCAGCAGCGACAGCAAAGGGATCGAAACCAACCGTATCAGCGATCTTTTCCTGCGGCAGTTCGATCACTTCGATCTGCGTGACAGTGAAATCAGCTTTATTACGCTTTCTGGCCAACGCGCAGAACTGGCGATCCCGCAGCTCACCTGGCTGAACGGTAAAGATCGCCACCGCGCAGAAGGACAGGTCAATCTTTCCAGCCTGACCGGGCAACACGGCATCATGCAGGTGCGCATGGATCTGCGTGATGATAATGGTTTGCTGAACAGTGGCCGCGTGTGGCTGCAGGCGGATGACGTCGACGTCAAGCCGTGGTTGGGCAAATGGATGCAGGATAACGTTGCGCTGCAACGTGCGCGTTTTAGCCTTGAAGGCTGGCTCACCCTGACGGATGGCGATATTGCGGCGGGCGATGTCTGGCTCAAGCAGGGTGGCGCGGCATGGAAAGGTGACAATCAGTCCCATGATATGTCTGTCGATAATCTGACCGCGCATGTCACTCGTCAGGGTGCAAACTGGCAATTCTCTATTCCTGATACGCGCATTACGATGGATGGCAAAGCCTGGCCGCGTGGCGCGTTAACGATGGCGTGGATTCCTGAGCAGGAAGTGGGTGGCGCTGACAATAAGCGCAGCGATGAACTGCGTATTCGCGCGAGCAATCTTGAGCTGGCCGACCTCGAAGGCCTGCGCCCTATCGCAAACCGAATATCTGCCTCACTGGGCGATGTCTGGCAAGCCACGCAGCCGAGCGGGCAGATTGATAAGTTGGCGCTCGATATTCCCCTGCAGGCGACAGAAAAGACCCGATTCCAGGCATCCTGGAAAAATCTCTCCTGGAAGCAATGGAAGCTGCTGCCCGGAGCAGAACACTTCTCTGGAACGCTTGAGGGCGGCGTTGAAAATGGCCGACTCACGGTGCAAATGAATGATGCCAAAATGCCCTATGAAACGGTTTTCCGTGCGCCTCTGGAGATTGAAAAAGGTGCCGCTACGCTCAACTGGCTGAAAAACGATAAAGGTTTCCAGCTTGATGGGCGCGACATCGACGTCAAAGCCACTGGCGTTCGGGCGGCGGGGAATTTCCGCTATTTGCAGCCAGAAGGCAATGAACCCTGGCTCGGCATTCTCGCCGGGATCAGTACTGATGACGGTGGCCAGGCTTGGCGTTATTTCCCGGAAAACCTGATGGGGAAAGCGCTGGTGGACTACCTGAGCGGCGCGATTCAGGGCGGACAGGCCGATAACGCCACGCTGGTGTATGGCGGGAATCCGCATCTTTTCCCTTACAAACATAACGAAGGCCAGTTCCAGATTCTGGTCCCGCTGCGTAACGCTACTTTTGCCTTCCAGCCCGACTGGCCAGCCCTCAAAAACCTGGATATTGAGCTGAACTTCCTGAATGACGGCTTGTGGATGAAAACCGACAGCGTGGCGCTGGGCGGTGTGACAGCCAGCAATTTAACCGCTGTGATCCCGGATTATTCCAAAGAGAAACTGCTGATCGACGCGGACATCAACGGGCCGGGTAAAGCCGTGGGTCCTTACTTTGAAGACACACCGCTGGACGATTCTTTGGCTGCGGCGCTGAAAGAGTTGCAGATTGATGGCGATGTGAATGCCCGCCTGCACCTTGATATCCCGCTGGACGGTGAGATGACGACCGCTGAAGGCGACGTCGTGTTGAATAACAACAGTTTGTTCATCAAGCCGCTCAATAGCACGCTGAAAAACCTGAGCGGGAAATTCAGCTTTGTGAACGGCAATTTGAAAAGTGAACCGCTAAAGGCGACCTGGTTTAATCAGCCGCTGAATGTGGATTTCTCAACCACAGAGGGTGAGAAAGCGTATCAGGTGGCCGTCAATATGGATGCTAACTGGCAGCCGTCAAAAATGGATGTGTTGCCAAAACCTGTCGCTGAGTCCATTGCGGGGTCCGTTGCTTGGAATGGCAAAGTGGGCATTGATCTGCCGTATCATTCTGGCGCGCGTTATAAGGTCGATATCACGGGCGATCTCAAGAATGTAAGCAGTCACTTACCGGCTCCGCTCGATAAGCGAGCAGGTGAGGCGCTGCCAATGAAAATAAACGTCGACGGCGATCTGAACAGCTTTGCGCTGAACGGTAATGCTGGCGCTAAAAATCATTTTAACAGCCGCTGGCTCCTGAGCCGTAAGCTGAAGCTTGATCGTGCCATCTGGACGACGGACAGCCGCACCATTCCGCCGCTGCCTGAGCAGTCGGGCGTAGAACTGAATTTACCGGCGTTGGATGGCGCTGAGTGGCTGGCGATGTTCAATCGCGGCGTCGGACAAAACGTCGGTGATACGGCCCAGTTCCCGCAGAAAGTGACCGTGCGTACCCCGGCGCTAACGCTAGGCGGACAGCAGTGGAATAACCTCAGCATTGTTTCTGAGCCGACAGCGAACGGCTCGAAAGTTGACGCGCAGGGGCGTGAGATCAACGGTACGCTGACGATGCGCGACAATGCGCCGTGGCAGGCTGCGATTCGTTATCTTTATTACAACCCGACAACGGCTTCGCCAAAAGGCGAAACCAGCACGCCTGCGCCACTCGCGGAAGTGACAAAAGTGGATTTCAGTGGTTGGCCGGATCTGCAATTCCGCTGTGCTGAATGCTGGTTGATGGGGCAAAAATATGGCCGCATTGACGGTGACTTTGCGATCGCGGGCAATACGCTGAGTCTCTCCGGTGGCCTTATCGACACGGGCTTTGGGCGTTTAACGGCCGATGGTCAGTGGGTGAATGCCCCAGGCGAACAGCGCACGTCATTGAAAGGTCAAATCAAGGGAAGCAAAGTGGATAGCGCCTTTGATTTCTTTGGCGTCAGTACCCCGGTGAGGGGCTCTTCTTTCGATGCTAATTACGATTTGCACTGGCGCGCGCAGCCGTGGAAGCCGGATGAAGCGTCGCTAAACGGTATCCTGAAAGTTAACCTTGGCAAAGGTGAAATCGCCGATGTCAGTACCGGGCATGCCGGACAGATATTGCGTCTGCTGAGTTTTGACGCCTTGCTGCGTAAACTGCGCTTTGACTTTAGCGACACCTTCAGCGAAGGGTTCTACTACGATTCCATTCGCAGCACCTCGTGGATTAAAGACGGCGTGCTGCACACGGACGACACGCTGGTGGACGGTCTGGAGGCGGATATCGCCATGAAAGGCTCTGTCGATCTGGTACGCCGTGAACTGAATATGGAGGCGGTGGTCGCACCTGAAATCTCCGCGACCGTTGGCGTAGCGGCAGCCTTTGTAGTTAACCCGATTGTGGGGGCAGCGGTCTTCGCTGCCAGTAAGGTGCTGGGGCCTCTGTGGAGCAAAGTCTCAATTTTGCGCTATCGAATTACCGGCCCGATGGATAAGCCACAGATTAATGAGGTACTTCGCCAGCCCCGCAAAGATGCACAGCAATGA
- the rng gene encoding ribonuclease G encodes MTAELLVNVTPSETRVAYIDGGILQEIHIEREARRGIVGNIYKGRVSRVLPGMQAAFVDIGLDKAAFLHASDIMPHTECVAGEEQKQFTVRDISELVRQGQDLMVQVVKDPLGTKGARLTTDITLPSRYLVFMPGASHVGVSQRIESEDERERLKKVVGAYCDEQGGFIIRTAAEGISEEDLASDAAYLKRVWTKVMERKKRNQTRYQLYGELALAQRVLRDFADAQLDRIRVDSRLTYDALLEFTAEYIPEMPGLLEHYSGRQPIFDLFDVENEIQRALERKVELKSGGYLIIDQTEAMTTVDINTGAFVGHRNLDDTIFNTNIEATQAIARQLRLRNLGGIIIIDFIDMNNEDHRRRVLHSLEQALSKDRVKTSINGFSQLGLVEMTRKRTRESVEHVLCNVCPSCNGRGTVKSVETVCYEIMREIVRVHHAYDSDRFLVYASPAVAEALKGEESHALAEVEIFVGKQVKVQIEPLYNQQQFDVVMM; translated from the coding sequence ATGACGGCTGAACTGTTGGTGAACGTAACGCCATCGGAAACTCGGGTGGCTTATATAGATGGCGGCATTCTTCAGGAAATTCATATTGAGCGCGAAGCGCGACGCGGAATAGTAGGCAATATCTACAAAGGTCGTGTCAGTCGTGTACTACCGGGTATGCAGGCGGCATTTGTAGATATTGGTCTTGATAAAGCGGCGTTTCTGCATGCCTCAGACATCATGCCCCATACCGAATGCGTGGCGGGCGAAGAGCAAAAACAGTTTACCGTTCGTGACATCTCCGAACTGGTCCGTCAGGGCCAGGATTTAATGGTGCAAGTGGTGAAAGACCCGCTCGGCACCAAAGGCGCGCGCCTCACGACAGACATCACTTTACCTTCTCGCTATCTGGTCTTTATGCCGGGCGCATCGCACGTAGGCGTCTCTCAGCGTATTGAGAGTGAGGACGAGCGCGAGCGCCTGAAAAAGGTGGTCGGTGCGTATTGTGATGAGCAGGGCGGTTTCATTATTCGTACGGCGGCAGAGGGGATCAGCGAAGAGGATCTCGCCTCAGATGCAGCCTATCTGAAACGCGTCTGGACCAAAGTGATGGAACGTAAAAAGCGCAACCAGACCCGTTATCAGTTGTATGGCGAGCTGGCGCTGGCCCAACGCGTGTTACGCGATTTTGCCGATGCACAGCTCGACAGAATTCGCGTGGATTCTCGTCTGACGTACGACGCATTGCTGGAATTTACCGCGGAATACATTCCTGAGATGCCGGGTCTGCTGGAACACTATTCTGGTCGTCAGCCGATTTTCGATCTCTTTGATGTCGAAAATGAAATCCAGCGCGCCCTGGAGCGCAAAGTCGAGCTGAAATCGGGTGGCTATCTGATCATCGATCAGACCGAAGCGATGACCACCGTGGATATCAATACCGGCGCGTTTGTTGGTCACCGCAATCTTGACGACACTATTTTCAACACCAATATTGAAGCGACCCAGGCGATTGCGCGCCAGCTGCGTCTGCGCAATCTCGGCGGCATTATCATCATCGACTTTATCGATATGAATAATGAAGATCACCGTCGTCGCGTCCTGCATTCTCTGGAGCAGGCGCTGAGTAAAGATCGTGTGAAAACCAGTATTAATGGTTTCTCGCAGCTTGGCCTGGTGGAGATGACCCGCAAACGCACGCGCGAAAGCGTTGAGCATGTGCTGTGCAATGTATGCCCGTCCTGTAACGGGCGCGGCACGGTGAAATCCGTCGAAACTGTCTGTTATGAAATCATGCGTGAAATCGTTCGCGTTCATCACGCCTACGACTCCGATCGTTTTCTGGTCTATGCTTCCCCAGCAGTGGCAGAAGCACTGAAAGGCGAAGAGTCGCATGCGCTTGCGGAAGTGGAAATCTTTGTCGGCAAACAGGTAAAAGTGCAAATTGAGCCGCTCTATAATCAGCAGCAGTTTGATGTGGTAATGATGTAA